In a genomic window of Pedobacter sp. KBS0701:
- a CDS encoding PEGA domain-containing protein translates to MKRIFNIAAVSATLLLSGCATIFTGTKQTVQINSNPPAATIEVDGVKAGVTPMAVPLKKGFTGQTISLKLDGYETKTFQPVTTFNAVSVVNLLFIPGFIVDIATGAMMKYDPTVYEFTLEQKKAN, encoded by the coding sequence ATGAAAAGAATTTTTAACATTGCCGCTGTTTCAGCGACATTGCTGCTATCTGGCTGCGCCACTATTTTTACGGGCACAAAACAAACCGTTCAAATCAATTCCAATCCTCCAGCCGCTACCATTGAGGTAGATGGGGTTAAAGCAGGGGTAACACCTATGGCAGTACCCTTAAAAAAAGGATTTACCGGACAGACCATCTCTTTAAAACTTGATGGTTACGAAACCAAAACTTTCCAGCCCGTAACTACTTTTAATGCCGTATCTGTGGTAAATCTATTATTCATTCCTGGTTTTATTGTTGATATTGCTACAGGCGCAATGATGAAATACGACCCGACAGTTTACGAATTTACCTTAGAGCAAAAGAAAGCGAATTAA